The Flavobacteriales bacterium genome contains a region encoding:
- a CDS encoding tetratricopeptide repeat protein gives MFEDGLNSQEESKINHLINRFNEMLESGQYSYFDSHEIEKIIDYFIENVNLAKIKEAFYLYEKLYPFSSQLKIKKAQTLLYFDKASDAYEILKEVPSVNDEEYLFTLATIYSKLDKNKKAISIFEELLNLNNNNEEILSNLANEYQKIENYSKSADMLERLLLLNNYNEINWYSYIITCEISNNSNRSLSFIKNYIKSKPYDHEAWFYLGIIYQRLDNHLDAIESFDYSICIKEDYISAYNNKAESLSELGYYQKAIDCCKETFKYEDPDAIMYFDIGELYEKMDNLIKAKSYFFKCIRKDENFAEAWYSLALILDLQDLTLEASYHIKKAIDINSSNVDYLFTYAQINEKIGFIKEAEIAYRKVLELDELDSESWLNYSHLLHKNESTIEAIEVLKKGLKLNPKNAELSYRLSAYLFHSGSENQALSIFEKALSIDYDLHEEFFQYFPSIKDNKNLLHLLLEYKK, from the coding sequence ATGTTTGAAGACGGATTGAATTCACAAGAAGAAAGCAAAATTAATCACTTAATAAATAGGTTTAACGAAATGTTAGAGTCAGGTCAGTATTCTTACTTTGACTCTCACGAAATCGAAAAGATAATTGATTATTTTATTGAGAATGTTAATTTAGCTAAAATTAAAGAGGCTTTTTATCTCTATGAAAAATTATATCCCTTTTCATCACAATTAAAAATAAAAAAAGCTCAGACTTTATTGTATTTTGATAAGGCTTCCGATGCCTATGAAATTTTGAAGGAAGTGCCTTCAGTAAATGATGAAGAATATCTATTTACCCTTGCCACTATTTACAGTAAATTGGATAAAAACAAAAAGGCTATATCGATATTTGAAGAATTATTAAACCTCAATAACAACAATGAGGAGATCCTTTCTAATTTGGCTAATGAGTATCAAAAAATTGAAAATTACTCCAAATCAGCAGATATGCTTGAAAGATTACTCCTTTTAAATAATTACAATGAAATCAATTGGTATTCGTACATCATTACTTGTGAAATATCAAATAACTCAAACCGTTCATTGTCCTTTATCAAAAACTATATAAAATCAAAACCATACGACCATGAAGCTTGGTTTTATCTAGGAATAATTTACCAAAGATTGGATAATCATTTGGACGCCATAGAATCATTTGATTATAGTATATGTATAAAAGAGGATTATATAAGCGCCTACAACAATAAAGCAGAGTCATTATCTGAACTCGGATATTACCAAAAAGCTATAGATTGCTGTAAAGAGACTTTTAAATACGAGGATCCTGATGCCATAATGTATTTTGATATTGGTGAATTGTATGAGAAAATGGATAATCTAATTAAGGCTAAATCATACTTTTTTAAATGCATAAGAAAAGACGAGAATTTTGCTGAAGCATGGTATTCCCTAGCTCTAATTTTAGATTTGCAAGACTTAACCTTAGAAGCCTCTTATCATATTAAAAAGGCAATAGACATAAATTCTTCAAATGTTGACTACCTATTTACTTATGCCCAAATCAATGAAAAAATAGGCTTTATTAAAGAAGCTGAAATAGCTTACAGAAAAGTTTTAGAACTTGATGAATTAGATTCAGAATCATGGTTGAACTACTCTCATTTACTTCACAAAAACGAATCTACTATTGAAGCTATCGAGGTTCTAAAAAAAGGATTGAAATTAAATCCTAAAAATGCCGAGTTATCATATAGGTTGTCTGCCTATCTTTTTCATTCTGGCAGTGAAAATCAAGCTTTATCAATCTTCGAAAAAGCACTATCCATTGACTATGATTTACATGAAGAATTTTTTCAATACTTTCCTAGTATAAAAGATAATAAAAATCTACTACATTTGCTGCTTGAATACAAAAAATAA
- a CDS encoding phosphosulfolactate synthase, with the protein MNFDLPYLPQRASKPRTNGLTMMMDKGLSIRQVEDFIETAGELTDMVKFGFGTSIISPNLAEKIKLYQSANIDVYLGGTLFEAFIARNKFDDYQRILDKYNINTVEVSDGSIEISHTDKCKYISELNKNFKVLSEVGSKDANKLIPPYKWIELMQKELDAGSWKVIAEAREGGNVGIFRGSGEVRSDLIEEILTKIDYDQIIWESPQKTQQVWFIKLMGSNVNLGNIAFNEVIPLECLRLGLRGDTFFDHLP; encoded by the coding sequence ATGAATTTCGACTTACCTTACTTGCCACAAAGAGCATCTAAGCCTCGTACAAATGGTCTTACTATGATGATGGATAAAGGCCTGAGTATTCGACAAGTAGAAGATTTTATAGAAACTGCTGGTGAGCTCACAGATATGGTTAAGTTCGGTTTTGGAACATCTATTATTTCACCAAACCTTGCTGAAAAGATTAAGCTTTATCAAAGCGCAAATATTGACGTATATCTAGGAGGAACACTTTTTGAAGCCTTTATTGCTAGAAATAAATTTGATGATTATCAAAGAATACTTGATAAATACAACATCAATACCGTTGAAGTTTCTGATGGTTCTATAGAAATATCGCACACCGATAAGTGTAAATATATTTCAGAACTCAACAAAAATTTTAAAGTTCTTTCAGAGGTTGGCTCAAAAGATGCCAACAAATTAATTCCACCTTACAAATGGATAGAATTGATGCAAAAAGAACTTGATGCTGGTTCATGGAAAGTTATTGCCGAAGCTCGTGAAGGGGGCAATGTTGGTATATTCAGAGGAAGTGGTGAAGTACGTTCTGATTTGATTGAAGAAATATTAACAAAAATTGATTACGATCAAATTATTTGGGAATCACCACAAAAAACTCAGCAAGTATGGTTTATTAAATTGATGGGTTCTAACGTAAACCTTGGAAATATCGCTTTTAACGAAGTTATTCCTTTAGAGTGCCTAAGACTAGGCTTAAGAGGAGATACTTTCTTCGACCATCTTCCATAA
- a CDS encoding rhodanese-like domain-containing protein gives MTVQELKRLIDGNENITIIDIRESYECEDGAICELNIPLAQFLSRINEIPKDKPVVLYCNSGKRSRSLKYMIEKLHFLNNLNHLEGGFQKWQEEVITL, from the coding sequence ATGACAGTTCAAGAGCTCAAGCGTTTAATAGATGGAAATGAAAACATTACCATTATTGACATCAGAGAATCTTATGAGTGTGAAGATGGTGCTATTTGTGAGCTAAACATTCCACTAGCACAATTTTTGAGTAGAATTAATGAGATACCTAAGGATAAACCAGTAGTGCTATATTGTAACAGTGGAAAAAGAAGTCGTTCATTAAAATATATGATTGAAAAACTTCACTTCTTGAATAACCTCAATCATCTAGAAGGTGGTTTTCAAAAATGGCAAGAAGAAGTCATAACACTGTAA
- a CDS encoding DUF368 domain-containing protein → MKTFFTRLFKGVAMGAANVIPGVSGGTIALITNIYEELIDSLKSFNLNALKLIFKGQFKTLYSQLNLNFLIPIMLGIVLSILSLAKLFDYLLVEYPAHTWAYFFGLVLASVYYVGLKVKHWDWKIIAILIIGTLVALTVSFVSPSPTENTSYFYIFICGLIGICGMILPGLSGSYILMLMGNYHLLMVKSINSISELAQALLSGNLSAFLSSSEFDLLIYFLIFLIGSVVGLITFSNVISWIFNKYHDGTLALLTGFVFGSLSIIWPWKKEIFSSEIIDRHGEPLLIGYERFLPEVWGVNELFVVVMMLIGVLSIVLVEYLAKQE, encoded by the coding sequence ATGAAAACGTTTTTTACACGATTATTTAAAGGTGTTGCAATGGGTGCTGCAAATGTAATACCCGGAGTTTCAGGCGGTACAATAGCTCTTATAACGAACATCTATGAAGAATTAATTGACTCTCTTAAATCCTTCAACTTAAACGCATTAAAACTCATTTTCAAAGGTCAATTCAAAACACTATACAGTCAGTTAAACTTAAATTTTCTGATACCTATTATGTTAGGTATAGTGTTAAGCATTTTAAGTTTAGCTAAATTATTTGATTACCTTTTAGTAGAATATCCTGCACATACTTGGGCATATTTTTTTGGCTTAGTGTTAGCCTCTGTTTACTATGTAGGGCTAAAAGTCAAACATTGGGATTGGAAAATAATAGCTATACTAATAATAGGTACTTTAGTCGCTTTAACAGTTTCTTTTGTATCTCCATCTCCTACTGAAAACACTTCTTATTTCTACATTTTCATTTGTGGATTAATTGGAATATGCGGTATGATACTACCAGGTTTATCGGGTTCTTATATTTTGATGTTGATGGGAAATTATCATCTATTGATGGTAAAATCTATTAATAGTATTTCAGAACTTGCTCAAGCACTACTAAGTGGTAACCTTTCTGCTTTTTTATCGAGTTCAGAATTCGATTTACTGATTTACTTCTTGATATTCCTTATTGGGTCTGTGGTAGGTTTAATTACCTTTTCAAATGTTATTTCTTGGATATTTAATAAATATCATGATGGTACACTAGCACTTCTTACTGGATTTGTTTTTGGATCATTAAGTATAATATGGCCATGGAAAAAAGAAATTTTCAGCAGTGAAATAATTGACAGACACGGCGAGCCTCTACTTATAGGTTACGAACGCTTTTTGCCAGAGGTATGGGGAGTAAATGAGCTTTTTGTAGTTGTAATGATGCTTATTGGAGTACTTTCAATAGTACTTGTAGAATATTTAGCTAAACAGGAATAA
- a CDS encoding shikimate dehydrogenase — translation MKSFGLIGYPLEHSFSKSYFENKFLNENIKDVEYLNIECQDLDELVNSKKLLRLDGFNVTIPHKETIINYLDELSPEAQVIGAVNCVKNNGGKLVGYNTDYLGFLNSLEPILKPHHKSALLLGNGGATKAIIFALKKLNITFQIVSRNSSFDYADVDKKCVEKHQIIINCTPLGTFPKIDSFPEIPYQFLSEKHILYDLVYNPEISRFLSFGKEKNCTVKNGMEMLTIQAEQAWNIWKSKKYTY, via the coding sequence ATGAAATCCTTTGGACTTATTGGATACCCTCTAGAACATTCTTTTTCAAAATCCTATTTTGAAAATAAATTTTTAAATGAAAACATAAAAGATGTTGAGTATCTAAATATAGAATGTCAAGATTTAGATGAATTAGTCAATTCAAAAAAATTGTTACGATTAGATGGCTTTAACGTTACTATTCCACATAAAGAAACTATTATTAACTATTTAGATGAATTAAGTCCTGAGGCTCAAGTTATTGGGGCAGTAAATTGTGTAAAAAATAATGGAGGTAAGCTAGTAGGATACAATACAGACTATTTAGGCTTTTTAAACTCTCTTGAACCTATTTTAAAACCTCATCATAAAAGTGCATTATTACTAGGGAATGGCGGAGCTACAAAAGCTATTATTTTCGCTTTAAAAAAGCTAAATATTACATTTCAAATAGTTTCTAGAAATTCTTCATTTGATTATGCTGACGTAGATAAAAAGTGCGTAGAAAAACACCAAATAATTATTAATTGTACGCCATTAGGAACATTTCCTAAAATCGATAGTTTTCCAGAGATACCCTATCAATTTTTGTCAGAAAAACATATTCTCTATGATTTAGTTTACAATCCAGAAATAAGCCGTTTTCTTTCTTTTGGAAAAGAGAAAAATTGCACAGTTAAAAATGGAATGGAAATGCTAACTATTCAAGCAGAACAAGCATGGAACATTTGGAAAAGTAAAAAATACACTTATTAA
- a CDS encoding DUF349 domain-containing protein: protein MIQDSNEDKKEIVNQELTNKNTVIEIDYNSFTPQELQQQVSELITTENIYSVAKSIDAIKAVFYKKINAEKEIHKEEYLKNEGLEEEYKFVHPLEKDFKKLFSEFRKKKADYREKIELDFAKNLKIKTQIIKDIESIISDEETIKETFEKFRALQDKWKATGEVGIGFRNDIWKSYHHQVEKFYDFIKINNDLRDLDFDRNLKQKTSLCEQAEALMEEKSINKVHAELQVLHEKWKEVGPVKRELREEIWERFKEATHKLHKRRNEHFLDLKEKGKQSFENKSAICQKIATLSESEVKSHNEWNKLTSQVQELEAEWKKQAPMSKEENKAAWKLLRETLSNFYAKKNEFYKEKKHENKHIIQNKVVLCEKAEELVNSEVSWKEKTDKVNKLNEDWKKSGYLPKSQSEKLWKRFRTAMDNFYDSKKSFFKELDKEKADNLAKKEKFLKTVQKFKLSEDKKVNLNALEDFQKEWRSLGDISRDKNQIEDDFRKSIDDFYKQMKVDKKELNDIKFNNKLENLKAKSDSFAIDKEKQFIRNKINDLQKEVNQYETNISFFGSSNGADKLKSQIEKKIDNGKAEIDSLKDKLKQLNTL, encoded by the coding sequence ATGATCCAAGATTCAAACGAGGATAAAAAAGAAATCGTTAACCAAGAGTTAACCAATAAAAATACTGTCATTGAAATTGACTATAACTCATTTACGCCTCAAGAATTACAGCAACAAGTATCTGAACTAATTACAACTGAAAATATATATTCAGTTGCTAAAAGTATTGATGCAATCAAAGCCGTGTTTTATAAAAAAATAAATGCTGAAAAAGAAATCCACAAAGAAGAGTATTTAAAAAACGAAGGCCTTGAAGAAGAGTATAAATTTGTCCACCCACTAGAGAAAGATTTTAAAAAGCTCTTTAGCGAATTTCGTAAAAAGAAAGCCGATTATAGAGAGAAAATAGAGTTAGACTTTGCCAAAAACCTCAAGATAAAAACTCAAATCATAAAGGATATAGAAAGTATTATTAGTGATGAAGAAACCATCAAAGAGACATTTGAAAAGTTTAGAGCATTACAAGATAAGTGGAAAGCTACAGGTGAAGTAGGTATTGGATTCAGGAACGATATATGGAAATCATACCACCATCAGGTTGAAAAATTCTATGATTTTATTAAAATTAATAATGACTTACGTGATTTAGATTTTGATAGAAACCTTAAACAAAAAACTAGCTTATGTGAACAGGCTGAAGCCTTAATGGAAGAAAAATCTATTAATAAGGTACACGCTGAATTGCAAGTTCTTCATGAAAAATGGAAAGAAGTCGGACCAGTTAAAAGAGAGTTGAGGGAAGAAATATGGGAACGTTTTAAAGAAGCAACACATAAATTACACAAAAGACGAAACGAACATTTCCTTGATTTAAAAGAAAAAGGAAAACAATCTTTTGAGAATAAATCTGCGATTTGTCAAAAAATTGCTACCCTCAGTGAAAGTGAAGTAAAATCTCATAACGAATGGAATAAGTTAACTTCACAAGTACAAGAGTTAGAAGCTGAATGGAAGAAACAAGCTCCAATGAGTAAAGAAGAAAATAAAGCGGCTTGGAAACTTCTAAGAGAAACTCTTTCTAATTTTTATGCTAAGAAAAACGAATTTTACAAAGAGAAAAAGCATGAAAATAAACATATCATACAAAATAAAGTTGTCTTGTGTGAAAAAGCCGAAGAATTAGTCAATTCAGAAGTCAGTTGGAAAGAGAAAACAGATAAGGTCAATAAACTTAATGAAGACTGGAAAAAAAGTGGCTATCTGCCTAAATCTCAATCGGAAAAACTATGGAAGAGATTTAGAACAGCTATGGATAATTTCTATGATAGTAAAAAAAGCTTTTTCAAAGAACTAGACAAAGAAAAAGCTGACAACCTAGCTAAAAAAGAAAAATTCTTAAAAACAGTTCAAAAATTCAAGCTTTCTGAAGATAAAAAAGTAAACCTTAATGCTCTTGAAGACTTTCAGAAAGAATGGCGTTCTCTTGGTGATATTTCTAGAGATAAAAACCAAATAGAAGATGATTTCAGGAAGTCCATAGATGATTTCTACAAGCAAATGAAAGTTGATAAGAAAGAACTCAATGATATTAAGTTCAACAACAAACTAGAAAATTTAAAAGCAAAATCGGATTCATTTGCAATAGATAAAGAAAAGCAATTCATCAGAAATAAAATTAACGATTTACAAAAAGAAGTTAATCAATACGAAACCAACATCTCTTTCTTTGGTTCATCTAATGGTGCTGACAAACTCAAATCTCAAATAGAAAAGAAGATAGACAACGGAAAAGCTGAAATAGACTCACTAAAAGATAAACTAAAACAGCTTAACACCCTGTAA
- the uvrB gene encoding excinuclease ABC subunit UvrB has product MGFKVVSDFSPMGDQPTAIKQLVEGIDNGESHQTLLGVTGSGKTFTVANVIKEVQKPTLVLSHNKTLAAQLYSEFKQFFPHNAVEYFVSYYDYYQPEAYIPSSGTYIEKDLSINQEIEKLRLSTTSTLLSGRKDIIVVASVSCIYGIGNPDEFNNNVIEIEQNQKISRNKLINQLVTSLYSRSDIQFERGNFKVQGDTISVFPAYADIAYKIHFWGDEIEEIESFDPVNNTILEKFEYLRIFPATIFVASKDRIQSAIHQIQDDLMDQVQFLNNTDRKLEAKRLDERVNYDLEMIRELGYCSGIENYSRYFDGRMPGTRPFCLIDYFPKDFLTVIDESHVTIPQIRAMFGGDRSRKENLVEYGFRLPAAMDNRPLKFEEFENINNQFIYVSATPADYELEQSSGVVAEQVIRPTGLLDPKIDVRPSLNQIDDLLEEIKLRVDKDERTLVTTLTKRMAEELTKYLTRFDIRCRYIHSDVDTLERVEILHELREGLFDVLVGVNLLREGLDLPEVSLVAILDADKEGFLRSERSLTQTAGRAARNVNGLVIMYADKITRSMKLTIDETNRRREKQIAYNTEHGLVPTPLNKKKDNALAKSLNPYAVKEGMSMAAESETDYSNPKELERAIKNTKKQMENAAQDLDFLEAVKLRDKLTELKKLRK; this is encoded by the coding sequence ATGGGATTCAAAGTCGTATCGGATTTTAGCCCTATGGGCGACCAGCCTACAGCAATAAAACAACTGGTTGAAGGCATAGACAACGGAGAATCACATCAGACTTTACTAGGTGTTACCGGTTCTGGAAAAACCTTTACAGTAGCAAATGTTATTAAAGAGGTTCAAAAGCCAACTTTAGTTCTTAGTCACAACAAAACTCTAGCGGCACAATTATACAGCGAGTTCAAGCAATTCTTTCCCCATAATGCCGTAGAATACTTTGTGTCCTATTACGATTATTATCAGCCTGAGGCCTACATACCAAGTAGTGGAACCTATATTGAAAAAGATTTATCTATAAATCAAGAAATAGAAAAGTTAAGATTGAGTACCACCTCTACCCTATTATCAGGAAGAAAAGATATTATTGTGGTGGCTTCTGTATCCTGCATTTATGGTATCGGAAACCCCGATGAATTCAACAATAACGTAATTGAAATAGAGCAAAATCAAAAGATTAGTCGTAATAAATTAATTAATCAATTGGTAACATCTCTATACTCACGTTCAGACATACAATTCGAAAGAGGCAATTTTAAAGTCCAAGGAGATACTATTTCGGTTTTTCCAGCCTATGCCGATATCGCTTATAAAATTCACTTTTGGGGCGATGAAATTGAAGAAATAGAAAGTTTTGACCCTGTAAACAACACTATTTTAGAAAAGTTCGAGTACTTACGCATTTTTCCTGCAACTATTTTTGTGGCTTCTAAAGACCGTATCCAAAGTGCTATTCATCAGATACAAGATGATTTGATGGATCAGGTACAATTTTTAAATAATACCGACAGAAAACTAGAGGCTAAACGTTTAGATGAACGTGTCAATTACGATTTGGAAATGATTAGAGAACTCGGTTACTGTTCGGGAATAGAAAATTATTCTCGCTATTTTGATGGTCGTATGCCAGGAACTCGTCCGTTCTGCCTAATCGACTATTTTCCTAAAGATTTCTTGACTGTAATAGATGAAAGTCATGTGACAATACCTCAGATAAGAGCTATGTTTGGTGGCGACCGTTCAAGAAAAGAAAACCTCGTAGAGTATGGCTTTCGTTTGCCGGCTGCTATGGACAATAGACCATTGAAGTTTGAAGAATTTGAGAACATTAACAATCAATTCATTTATGTTAGTGCTACTCCAGCTGATTATGAGCTAGAGCAATCGAGTGGCGTGGTAGCTGAACAAGTCATTCGCCCTACAGGCTTATTAGACCCCAAAATAGACGTCAGACCTTCTCTGAATCAAATAGATGACTTACTAGAAGAAATAAAACTGAGAGTTGATAAAGACGAACGTACCCTTGTAACCACACTTACTAAACGAATGGCTGAGGAATTGACAAAGTACCTGACACGTTTTGATATTCGTTGCCGTTACATACACTCGGATGTGGATACCCTAGAGCGAGTAGAAATATTACATGAATTGAGAGAAGGTCTTTTTGATGTCTTGGTGGGTGTTAATCTTTTAAGAGAAGGATTAGACTTACCAGAAGTTAGCTTAGTAGCTATTCTAGATGCCGACAAAGAGGGTTTTTTAAGGTCGGAACGCTCACTTACTCAAACAGCAGGTAGAGCGGCCAGAAACGTCAATGGTTTAGTTATAATGTATGCCGATAAAATAACACGCTCTATGAAACTCACTATTGACGAAACAAATAGACGTAGAGAAAAACAAATTGCTTACAATACCGAGCACGGCTTAGTGCCTACCCCATTGAATAAAAAGAAAGACAATGCACTAGCCAAGAGTCTTAATCCATACGCAGTAAAAGAAGGTATGAGTATGGCTGCTGAGAGTGAAACGGACTACTCCAACCCAAAAGAATTGGAAAGAGCTATTAAAAACACCAAGAAACAAATGGAAAATGCAGCTCAAGACTTGGATTTCCTAGAGGCTGTAAAACTTAGGGATAAACTTACTGAGCTTAAGAAATTGAGGAAATAA
- a CDS encoding prohibitin family protein: MFETNDSGGFNPKLPRFFVLGFVAIIFLLITGGNMFYTVNPGEKAVVFKRFGGGLDKDLVVPQGFHFIAPWNKVYIYNVKIQEDYEAMEVLSKNGLSIKVDLSFRYTPNVSELGYLHDLVGEDYLESIIRPEIRSVTREVIGEYLPEELYSTKREEVEDKIFEITSKSIADKYIFLDAILIRDVTLPQTLQAAIENKLRQEQEALEYEFKLLKESKEAERKRIEAEGISDFQRIVTKTITPQLLKWKGIETTQELSKSPNSKVIVIGNGEGDLPIILGGDK; the protein is encoded by the coding sequence ATGTTTGAAACTAATGATTCAGGTGGATTTAACCCAAAACTGCCGAGGTTTTTTGTTCTAGGGTTTGTAGCAATTATTTTTCTTTTAATAACTGGAGGTAATATGTTTTATACCGTTAATCCAGGTGAGAAAGCGGTTGTTTTTAAGCGTTTTGGTGGTGGATTAGATAAGGACTTAGTAGTGCCTCAAGGTTTTCACTTTATTGCACCTTGGAATAAAGTTTATATCTACAATGTTAAGATACAAGAAGATTATGAGGCTATGGAAGTACTATCTAAAAATGGACTTTCTATTAAAGTAGATTTATCTTTTCGTTATACGCCCAATGTTTCTGAGCTAGGTTATCTTCATGATTTGGTTGGGGAGGACTACTTAGAAAGTATCATTCGCCCTGAGATACGTTCTGTAACTAGAGAGGTGATTGGTGAATATTTACCTGAGGAATTATATTCTACAAAGAGAGAAGAAGTAGAAGACAAGATTTTTGAAATCACTTCTAAATCTATTGCCGATAAATATATCTTTTTGGATGCTATACTTATTAGAGATGTGACTTTACCACAAACTCTACAAGCAGCTATTGAAAATAAACTGAGACAAGAGCAAGAAGCTTTAGAGTATGAGTTTAAACTATTAAAAGAGTCTAAAGAAGCAGAAAGAAAGCGTATTGAGGCGGAAGGTATTTCAGACTTTCAACGTATCGTGACAAAGACTATTACTCCCCAGTTACTTAAATGGAAAGGTATTGAAACGACACAGGAACTGTCGAAATCTCCTAACAGCAAAGTTATTGTTATTGGAAATGGAGAAGGTGATTTACCGATTATTTTAGGTGGCGATAAATAA
- the fabG gene encoding 3-oxoacyl-[acyl-carrier-protein] reductase codes for MKLLEGKTAIITGASRGIGKGIAITFAKQGANIAFTYLSSEEKAKALEEELSAFGIKAKGFKSDASKFEAAQDLADKVIETFGSIDVLVNNAGITKDNLLMRMSEEDFDTVMEVNMKSIFNLTKAVLRPMLKQRSGSIINMSSVVGVKGNAGQANYSASKAGIIGFSKSTALELGSRNIRCNVIAPGFIETEMTAKLDENIVKGWTDSIPLKRGGTPEDIANATVFLASDMSAYISGQVLNVCGGMLT; via the coding sequence ATGAAATTATTAGAAGGTAAAACGGCCATAATCACTGGTGCCTCAAGAGGAATAGGAAAAGGAATAGCAATAACCTTTGCAAAGCAAGGTGCAAATATTGCTTTTACTTATTTGTCATCTGAAGAAAAAGCCAAAGCTTTAGAAGAAGAATTATCAGCATTTGGAATTAAAGCTAAAGGGTTTAAATCGGACGCTTCAAAATTTGAAGCTGCTCAAGATTTAGCCGATAAAGTCATAGAAACTTTTGGAAGCATTGATGTATTGGTAAACAATGCAGGTATTACCAAAGACAACCTACTCATGCGTATGAGTGAAGAAGACTTTGATACGGTCATGGAGGTTAATATGAAGTCTATTTTTAACTTAACAAAAGCTGTATTAAGACCTATGCTAAAACAACGTTCGGGTTCTATTATAAACATGAGCTCTGTTGTTGGTGTAAAAGGTAATGCTGGTCAAGCTAATTATTCGGCTTCAAAAGCTGGTATCATAGGTTTTTCAAAATCTACAGCTCTAGAATTAGGCTCTAGAAATATCCGTTGTAACGTTATTGCACCTGGTTTTATAGAGACAGAAATGACGGCTAAGTTAGATGAAAACATTGTGAAAGGCTGGACAGATAGTATTCCATTGAAACGTGGAGGAACACCTGAAGATATTGCTAATGCAACCGTCTTTTTAGCTTCTGATATGTCAGCATATATTTCAGGACAAGTGTTAAATGTTTGTGGAGGAATGCTCACTTAA
- the sucD gene encoding succinate--CoA ligase subunit alpha, with the protein MSVLVNKDSKVIVQGFTGSEGTFHAGQMIEYGTNVVGGVTPGKGGQTHLDRPVFNTVVEAVEKVGANTSLIFVPPAFAADAIMEAAAAGIQVIICITEGIPTKDMITVKEYLSDKDCRLVGPNCPGVITPGEAKCGIMPGFVFESGRIGVVSKSGTLTYEAADQVVKAGMGISTAIGIGGDPIIGTTTKEAVELLMNDPETDAIIMIGEIGGQLEADAAHWIKANGTKPVVGFIAGQTAPKGRTMGHAGAIVGGEDDTAEAKMRILSECGIHVVASPAKIGSKMAELMGVNA; encoded by the coding sequence ATGAGCGTATTAGTAAACAAAGATTCTAAAGTTATTGTTCAAGGTTTTACGGGTAGTGAAGGAACTTTCCATGCCGGTCAAATGATAGAGTATGGCACAAATGTTGTTGGTGGCGTAACACCAGGCAAAGGTGGTCAAACTCATCTTGATAGACCTGTTTTTAATACTGTTGTTGAAGCAGTAGAAAAAGTAGGTGCTAATACTTCTTTAATTTTTGTGCCACCAGCTTTCGCAGCCGATGCTATTATGGAGGCAGCAGCAGCAGGTATTCAAGTGATTATATGCATAACGGAAGGTATTCCTACCAAAGATATGATTACAGTAAAAGAATATTTATCTGATAAAGATTGCCGTTTGGTAGGCCCAAACTGTCCAGGTGTTATTACGCCAGGAGAAGCCAAGTGCGGTATAATGCCAGGTTTTGTTTTTGAATCGGGTAGAATAGGGGTTGTTTCTAAATCAGGTACACTAACCTATGAAGCGGCTGACCAAGTGGTTAAGGCAGGAATGGGAATTTCTACTGCTATTGGTATTGGTGGTGACCCTATCATTGGTACGACCACAAAAGAGGCAGTTGAATTATTGATGAACGACCCTGAAACAGATGCTATTATCATGATTGGCGAGATAGGTGGACAGTTAGAAGCTGATGCTGCACATTGGATTAAAGCAAACGGCACAAAACCAGTAGTTGGTTTTATAGCTGGTCAGACTGCTCCTAAGGGAAGAACTATGGGACATGCTGGTGCAATAGTAGGTGGTGAAGACGATACGGCTGAGGCTAAAATGAGAATTCTTAGCGAATGTGGTATTCATGTCGTAGCTTCTCCTGCAAAAATTGGCTCTAAAATGGCCGAATTGATGGGTGTTAATGCATAA